In the genome of Micromonospora sp. Llam0, the window CGAATCTTCGGCATCGCGGTCGTGGCCAGCCTGGTCATCGCGGTCGACAAGCGTCTGCGGCGACCGGCGTGACCCCAGATCCTGGTCTGTCCACGTCAGCGGGTGTGCCCCATTGACTTTGTCGCATCCCATGCCTCATGGTTATGAGACAAACTTTGCGACAATGGAGGTGGTGGCGATGCGTCAAACAGAGCACAGCGAGACCAGGCAGTGGCTGGACCAGCACGGTCTGACCGACACCGAGCCGACCCCGCTGCTCGCGACGCGGCTGGCCGTGCGAAGGCGGGCCAGGCTCGCCGGCGACGTCCTGCTGGCCGCGTTCCTGATCGGCGCGGCGCTCACCCACACGTTGAGCCGGCTCACCGACGCCGCGTACTCCTGGCTGCCGTTGCCGCTGCTCACCGCACTGGTGGTCGGTCTGCTGGTGGCGCAGTGGCTGCTCCGTCAATGGGTCCGCCGCGTCGACCGGCGGGCCGGCGCGCAACTGCCCCGGCGGGTGGCCCACCCGGTCGAGTTCGGCTGGTCGGCGGTGCTCGGCCGGCCGTACGCCACCTTCACGGTCGCCGCCTACACCGGCGCACTGGCGCTCGCGGTCAGCGTACTGCCGGTCTCCGACCCGGTGCTGCGGGCCGGGGCCGCCGTCGTACTGATCGGGCTCGTCGGTGCCGGAGCCGGCATCGTCATGCAACTGCGTCAGATGCTGACCAGCCCGGCCGTCGCCGAGGACGAGGCGTCCCTCACGGCCGGCGTCATCATGCGGGTCGAGGACGCCCGCGCCCTGGTCACCCCCAGCCTGGTCTGGTCGCTGCCGGCCATCTTCCTGTACGGGGAGTCGCTGGGCTGGTGGAACGCGGTCGCGATCGGACTCGTCCTGGCCGGTGTCGTCGCGTTCGGCCTGATCCAGACCCGGGCCACGGCTGTCGGGGCGACCGCACGGCAGGCCATGATCGTCCGATGATCGTCATCGACGCCGCTTCGCCGACGCCGCCGTACGAGCAGCTGCGGGCCCAGCTCGCCCGGCAGATCCAGGACCGGTCGCTGGCCGTCGGCACCCGGCTGCCGACGGTCCGCCGGCTCGCCGCCGACCTCGGCCTGGCCGTGAACACCGTCGGCCGGGCGTACCGGGAGCTGGAGGAGGCCGGGCTGATCGAGACCCGTGGCCGGGCCGGCTCGTTCGTCACGGCCGCCGGCGACCAGGCTCTCGAACAGGCCCACCGCGCGGCCCGCGACTACGCGACGATCATCGCCAGGAGCGGCATCGACCCCGCCGAGGCGATCCGGATCGTCCAGGCGGCCCTGGGTCAACCGGCCACACCGTGACTCACCGGCCACGGTGGCGCAGTCGCCAACGGTCGACGCCCGCGTGCAGCAGGACCAACGGCAGTACCCCCACCACGTACCAGGCCAGGTCGGTGGGGTCGAAATGGACGCCCAGGACCAGTCGCGCCAGCAGACTGCGCTCGGACAGCTCCGCCGGTACGCCGGTCAGCTGCAGCAGCTCGACGAGCCAGCAGAAGACGACGGCACCCGCCCCGGCCACGATCGGCCCGGCACCCGGTGCCAGGACGAACACCCCGGCGTAGACCATCGACGCGTACAGGGCGGTACCGGAGTACTGCTGCAGCGCGCCGGAACTGTCCAGCACGCCGTCCCCACCGGCCAGCACCCGGATGCCGAGCGCCACGGCGAGGAACCCGGCAGCGGCGGTCACGCCCGCCAACCGTACCCGCCACTTGAGACCCGCCACGGTGCTCGACCCTACAGTTCACCGGCCCTGTCGGTCACCGGCCCTGTCGGTCACCGGCCTTGTCGGTCACCGGTCGGTCAGCGGGGTCCCGGCGGATCTCAGTACGTCGATCTCGCAGCCCGGCGAGGCCGGGTCGAAGCCGTGCTCGACAAGCCAACGGATCGCAAGCAGGCTGCGCACCGACCACCAGGCGCGGATCACATCGAGGTCGACGTCGGTGCCGTAGCCGACGAGGACGTCACCAAGGCGCTCCCGGTGCCCCAGCGTCAGGGTGGCGAGATCGAACAGGGCGTCACCCCGGCCCGCCTCGGACCAGTCGGCACGCCGGTGACCTCGCCGCCGACGACGTCGCCGACGGCTCGCCGAGCCGGCCGAGCGCCGTCCCGGCAACGGCAGCAAGCGCGAGTACGGGCGGTCTACGCCACAGCACCTGCGGAGTCGGCACCGGTGCTCTCGCCATGGCCTCGACCTCGACGTCGGCGCGCGTCTCGTCGGTCGCGGACGGCCGCGTCCGTGGTACGCGCGGCGCAGCGGATCGAGGAGTCCGTGGTAGCTGAGACCCGTCGTGAACTGTCGTTCTCTCCCTCGGTGATGTCCGGTACGCGAAGTATTCGCGCCGTGTGATGATCAGCTTGGCATGGAACTGAGCGTAATAGATATTGATATGACCATGTGACAGGTGGTGCAGTTGTGCTCACCAGCGGAGTCCTCCCCACCCCAGGAGGTCTAGATGCGATTCCGCGCACCAACTGCCAACGCCGGCTCGTGGCGCAGGACCACCGTCCTGGCCGTCGCGACCGTCGTCGGCCTGTTCGCCGTCGTGACCGGCCCGGTCTCGGCCGATCCCAAACCCAGCGGTGTCGACCGGGAGTCGATCGCCGGCCCGTACCGGGTCCTCGGACCGCGTACCCTCGCCGACCGCGACGCGGTGGCCGGGACCGGTGCCGCGATCGACTACATCGAACACGGCATCCTCAACATCACCGCGACCCGGGCCGAGGTCAGCGCGATCCAAGCGCTCGGCTTCGACGTCGAAGCGGTCCGGGCACCCACCAGGACCGACGACTCCAGCGACGTCACCACGCTGGACTTCCCGCCGGCCGACTCGGCTTACCACAACTACGCCGAGCTGACCACGGTGGTCAACCAGGTCGTCGCCAGCCACTCGAACATCGCCCGGAAGATCAGCATCGGGACCTCGTACGAGGGCCGCGACCTGATGGCGGTCAAGATCTCCGACAACGTCGCCACCGACGAGGACGAGCCGGAGATCCTGTTCAACTCGCAGCAGCACGCCCGCGAGCACCTCACCGTCGAAATGGCGGTCTACCTGCTGAACCTGTTCACCGACGGCTACGGCAGCGACTCGCGGATCACCAACATCGTCAACACCCGCGAGATCTGGATCGTGCCGACCGTCAACCCGGACGGCAGCGAGTACGACATCGCCACCGGCTCGTACCGGTCCTGGCGCAAGAACCGGCAGCCGAACAGCGGTGCGCTCGCCGTCGGCACCGATCTGAACCGCAACTGGGACTACCTGTGGGGCTGCTGCGGCGGCTCGTCCGGCTCCCCGTCGTCGGCCACCTACCGTGGCCCGTACGCCTTCTCCGCCCCGGAGACCCAGGCGCTGCGCGACTTCGTCGACAGCCGGGTCGTCGGCGGTGAGCAGCAGATCAAGGCCAACATCGACTTCCACAGCTACTCGGAGCTGGTGCTCTGGCCGTTCGGTTGGACCAACGCCAACACCCCGTCCGGGATGACCGCCGACCAGTACAACACCTTCGCCACCCTCGGCGGGCAGATGGCGGCGACCAACGGCTACACCCCGGAACAGGCCTCCGACCTGTACATCACCGACGGCAGCAGCATCGACTGGATGTGGGGGGAGCACGGCATCTGGGCGTACACCTTCGAGATGTACCCCGGCTCGTCCGGTGGCGGCGGCTTCTACCCGCCCGACGAGGTGATCCCCGCCCAGACCGCCCGCAACCGGGACGCGGTGCTGATGCTCAGCGAGTACGCCGACTGCCCGTACCGGGTGATCGGCAAGGAATCGCAGTACTGCGGCGGCGGTGGCCCGGTCGACCCGCCGGGCAGCACCGTCTGGGCGGACGACTTCGAGTCCGCCACCGGCTGGACGACCGACCCGAGCGGCACCGACACCGCCAGCACCGGGCAGTGGGAGCGCGGCGTCGCGCAGGCCACCAGCTCCGGCGGGGCCCTGCAGCTGACCGCCTACCAGGGCAGCAACAGCCTGGTCACCGGTCGGCTGGCCGGCTCCTCGGCCGGCTCGTACGACATCGACAGCGGGGCGACCAGCGCCCGCTCGCCGGCCGTCGTCTTGCCGTCGAGCGGCACCCTCACCCTGTCGCTCGCCTGGTACCTGGCCCACCTGAACAACTCGTCGTCAGCCGACTACCTGCGGATCAGTGTGGTACACAGTGGTGGCACGACGATGCTGCTGAACCAGTCCGGCGCGGGGAGCAACCGGTACGGGTCCTGGTCGACCGGCAGCTACGACCTGACCCCGTACGCGGGTCAGACGGTGCGGATCCTGGTCGAGGCGGCGGACGCCTCCACCGCCAGCCTGGTCGAGGCGGCCATCGACGACGTCCGGATCACCAGCTCCTGACGGAGGGCAGGGCTGCCGGCTACTGACGGCACGCAGGGCTGCCGTGCGGTGAACATCACCGTACGGCAGCCCCGCGCTGTCGCGATGCCGGCCGGCCGGCGCCGGTGGGTTACCGTGCTAACGACCGCCCCGCAGCGAAGCCGGTGCGAACCCGGCGCTGTCCCGCAACTGTGATGTCCCGGCCGACGGTCGGGGCCAGCCAGGTCGCCTGCGGCGTGGTCGCGAACCGCGCTCTCGAGGAAGGGCGCCTCGCCACCTGGCCGGGGCCGGCGTCACCACCCCCGACCTGTCGGCGAAGCACCAGCCCTCGACCGACAGGAGGACCAGATGAGCAGATCCCACCCGCTGCGGGCAGCGCTGCTGCGTACCGCCGCGGTCACCACCGCCGCCGTCCTCGCCCTGACCGGCTGCGGCCAGGCCGGCGACGGCTCCGGCGGACCCGACGACGCGCAGCCCGGCGTCAGCCCGGAGGCCGCCGCCAGCTACCCGGTCACCGTCGGTGACCTGACCCTGGAGGTACGCCCGGAGCGGATCGTCGCACTGTCGCCGACCGCCACCGAGATGCTCTTCGCGATCGGCGCCGGTGACCAGGTGACCGCGGTCGACGACAACTCCAACTTTCCGGCCGAGGCACCGACCACCGAGCTGTCCGGGTTCACCCCGAACGTCGAGGCGATCGCCGGCTACGAACCCGACCTGGTGGTGCTCTCCGGCGACACCAACGAGGTGGTGGCCGGGCTGACTCGACTGTCGATCCCGGTCTACCTGGCCGGGGCGGCGGTCACCCTGGACGACACGTACCGCCAGATCACCGAGCTGGGTGCCCTCACCGGGCACCCGGACGCGGCGGCCGACCTGGTCGACACCATGCGGTCCGACATCGACAAGCTGGTCACCGACGTGGCGCAGCCGGCCGAGCCGCTGAGCTACTACTACGAGCTCGACCCGACCCTGTACACGGTGACCAGCGAAACCTTCGTCGGCTCGCTGTTCACCATGGTAGGGCTGACCAACGTGGCCGACCCGGCGGATCCGTCCGGGGAGGCCGGCGGCTACCCGCAGCTGTCCGCCGAGGCGTTGATCGACGCCGACCCGGACCTGATCTTCCTGGCCGACACCAAGTGCTGCCAGCAGAACGCTCAGACGGTGGCGCAGCGGGCCGGCTGGTCCACCATCACCGCCGTCCAGGCCGGTCAGGTGGTCGAGCTCGACGACGACATCGCCTCCCGCTGGGGCCCCCGGGTGGTCGACCTGGTACGGGCGATCGTCGACGCGGTCGACGCGGCGGCGTCCTGACATGCTCCGCACGCCGGCGCGGCGGCCCGGCCGGCGGCCGGGGCTGACCGCCGGCTGGTTCGCCGGCGCGGTGGCCGCCGTCGTGCTGGCGGCCCTGGCCGGGCTGGCGTTCGGCCCGGCCAGCCTGCCGCCGCTGGCGGTCGCCGCCGAACTGCTCAACCTGCTGCCCGGCGTAGACGTGGACAGTGGACTCAACGACCGGCAGGTGGCGATCGTCACCCAGCTGCGGCTGCCCCGGGTGGTGCTGGCGCTGCTGGTCGGCGGCATGCTGGCCCTGGCCGGCGGCTGCTACCAGGGGGTGTTCCGCAACCCGCTGGCCGACCCGCATCTGCTCGGCGTCGCCGCCGGGGCCGGGCTGGCGGTGACCGCGGTCATCGCGCTGCGCTCCGGCACCGGGGTGCTGACCGGGCTGCCGGTGACGGTGCCGCTGGCCGCGTTCGTCGGTGCGGTCGGGGCGGTGGCGCTGACGTACCTGCTCGGTACCGGCGCCGCCGGGCCGGACCGGTCCACCGCGACGCTGATCCTGGCCGGGGTGGCGGTGTCGGCGTTCCTCGCCGCCGGGCAGACCTACCTGCTGCAGCGCCACGTGGACACCATCCGGGAGGTCTACTCGTGGCTGCTGGGCCGGCTGGCCACCGACGGCTGGCACGAGGTCCGGCTGGTCCTGCCGTACGCGGTGATCGCCGCCGTGGTGGTGTTGGCGCACCGCCGCGAGTTGGACGTGCTGTCGGTCGGTGACGAGGAGGCGGCCAGCCTCGGCCTGCACCCGCAGCGGTCCCGTTACCTGCTGCTCGCCGCCGCGTCGCTGGGTACTGCTGCGGCGGTGTCGGTGTCCGGGCTGATCGGCTTCGTCGGGTTGATCGTGCCGCACCTGGTCCGGCTGGTCGCCGGCAGCAGCTACCGGGTGATCCTGCCGCTGTCGATGCTGCTCGGCGGCGCGTTCCTGACCGTCACCGACGTGGTGGCCCGTACCGTGGCCGCGCCGGCTGAGATTCCGATCGGTGTGGTCACCGCCTTCTTCGGCGCCCCGTTCTTCGTGCTGGTGCTGCGTACCACCCGCCGGACGGTGACGTTGTGACCGGGGCCGGGGCCGGGGCCGGGGCCGGGGCCGCGCCCGAGACCGGGCCGGCGACCGCCGCCGGCACCCCGGTGGTCGGCCGTGATCTGCGGGTACGCCTCGGCGGCGCGCCGGTGCTGGATGGTGTCGATCTGACCGTGGCCGCCGGTGAGTGGGTGGCGGTGATCGGGCCGAACGGGGCCGGCAAGTCGACCCTGCTGCGGGCGGTCGGCGGGCTGCTGCCGGTCGACGGCAGCCTGGACCTGTTCGGTACGCCGATCACCCGGCTCGGCCGCCGCGCCCGGGCCCGGCTGGTCGCCACCGTCGTACAGTCGCCGGTGGTGCCGGCCGGGATCGCCGTCGCCGACTACGTGCTGCTCGGCCGTACGCCGTACGTACCGCTGCTGGGCCGGGAGTCGGCGGCCGACCTGGCGGTGGTCGACGACGTGCTGGCCCGGCTCGACCTGACCGGGTTCGCGCACCGGCGGCTGGCCACCCTGTCCGGTGGTGAACGTCAGCGGGTGCTGCTGGCCCGGGCGTTGGCCCAGGGCGCCCCGCTGCTGCTGCTCGACGAGCCGACCAGCGCGCTGGACATCGGCCACCAGCAGGAGGTGCTGGAGCTGGTCGACGAGCTGCGCCGGGACCGGGGGCTGACCGTGCTGGCCACCATGCACGACCTGTCGGTGGCCGGCGAGTACGCCGACCGGCTGGTGCTGCTCGCCGCCGGCCGGACGGTGGCCGCCGGCCCGCCAGCCGAGGTACTCACCGAGGAGAACCTGGCCCGGTACTACCGGGCCCGGGTGCGGGTGCTGCCCGGCGCGCACGGCCCGCTGGTCGTCCCGGTCCGCGACCGCCGTCCGGCCGGCGACCGGACGGCCGAGCCGGCCCGACGGGACGCGGACCGGTCCGTTGCCGGTACGGATCCGTCAGTCGCCGGCGATCCGGATCACCGAGAAGAAGGCCCCCTGCGGGTCGTTGAGCACGGCGAACCGGCCGTGCGGCAGGTCGGTGGGCGGGACTGAGACGGTGCCGCCGAGCGCGGCGGCGTGCTCGGCGGTGGCGTCGCAGTCGTTCACCGCGAAGTACACCATCCAGTGGGCCGGCAGGTCGGCCGGCCAGTCGTCGCCGACCATCGGCATCATCCCGGCGACCGGCTGCTGCTCGACCAGCCATTCGGTGTACATGATCGGCGGAAACGGGGTGTCCCGGGTCTCCCAGTCGAAGACCGTGCCGTAGAACTCCTTCGCGCCCTCCGGGTCGCGGGTGGTCAGCTCGTTCCAGCACAGCGAGCCGGGCACGTTCGCCAGCTCCGCGCCGGCCATGGACAGCGGCTGCCAGACGGCGAAGCTGGCCCCGGCCGGGTCGGTGAAGACCGCCGCCCGGCCCCGGTCGAGCACGTCGAACGGCGGCATCAGCACGGTGCCGCCGGCCGACTCGACGAGCTTGGCGCTCGCCTGGGCGTCCAGCGTGCCGATGTACGTGGTCCAGGTCGGCGGCTGCCCGCCGGTGGAGACCGAGCCGGCCCCGGCGACCAGTTTGTCGTCCTTGCTGAACAGGGTGTAGCCCTCTGCGTCCGGGTCGTCGGGCGGCTGCGCGGACCAGCCGAACAGTTCGCCGTAGAACCGGATCGCACCGGGCAGGTCGGAGGTGCCGAGGTCGACCCAGGCGGGTACCCCGGCTGCGGCGACGGACATGGCGGATTTCCTCCTGCGGATCGGCTGGGTGGACCCTGCTGACCGAATCCTGGCACCCGGTCGCCGACGGTCGGGGGAGATTCGCCGAAGCAATCGCCCGTCGCGCGGAATCATGGCCCGCGCCGAGGGTACCCGTACCCGGGCTGACGTCACCGACCGAAGCCCGGGCGGAAGTGCCGGGCACCGCCTGCGGCGCGGGGCACCGGCCGGGACGCGGGACAGCGGGGGAGAACGATGGTACGGGTGATCGAGGTGTTGCCGGGCGACATCGACCGGGCGATCAACGACGATCACGTCCTGCTGGACCAGCTTTTCCGGCGGCTGGAGACGGGTCAGGGCGACCGGCGGATCCTGGCCGACCAGGTGGTCTACCGGATCTCCATGCACCTGGCGGCCGAGGAGCAGGTCCTCGACCCGGTCTTCGACGAGCCGACGGTGACCGAACAGCTGACCGCCGGGTCGGTGGCCGAGCTGATCCGGCGGGGGCGGGACACCCGTCAGCGGATCAAGGAGGCGGCGGCCGAGATCGACCGGTCCAGGCCCGGCAACCTGGACTTCGAGGAGGCGCTCAACCACCTGATCGCCGACGTGCGCCGGCAGGCCGCCGAGCAGGAGGGGACGCTGCTGCCGGCGCTGCGGGCCGCGGTCGGTCCGCAGCGGATGGCCGAACTCGGCGCGCAGTTCACCGCCGCGAAGTACCGTGCCCCGACCCATCCGCACCCGCAGACTCCGAACACTTCCCGCAGCAGCCGGCTGCTGGGTGGGCCGGCGGCGCTGGTCGACCGGCTCCGCGACCGGACCTCGGGGCGGCGTGGCTGGTTCGCCACCGACGCGTCCGGGCTGCTGGAACCGCAGTCCCAGGCGCTGCTGGACGCGTTCGCCGCGCTCGGCCCCCGGCCCACCGAGATCCTCGATCCGGTCGAGGCGCGGCGCCAGCCGACCCTGTCCGACGCGGTGGCCCGGATCCGTACCGACCGGGGGGACCTGGAGGAACGGGAGCCGGTCGACTCGGTCTTCGACTTCGCCATCGACGGTCCCGGCGGGGAACTGACCCTGCGGGTGTACCGGCCGACGTCGGCATCACCAACCGGCGGCCTGCCGGTGCTGATCTACCTGTACGCGGGTGGCTGGGTGGTCGGCAGCCTGGACACCTACGACGCAACCCCCCGGGCGCTGTGCAACAAGGAACGGTGTCTGGTGGTGGCGGTGGACTACCGGCACGCCCCGGAGCATCCGTTCCCGGCCGCCCACGACGACGTGCTCGCCGCGACCCGGTGGCTGCTGGACAACGCCGGCGAGATCGGCGGTGACCCGGAACGGATCGCCATCGCCGGCGAGGCCGCCGGCGGCAACATGGCGGCGGCCACCTGTCTGCAGTTGCGCGACGCCGGTCAGCGGCTGCCAATGCTGCAGGTGCTGATCTACCCGGTGACCAGTGTGACGATCGACGACGGATCC includes:
- a CDS encoding GntR family transcriptional regulator, producing MIVIDAASPTPPYEQLRAQLARQIQDRSLAVGTRLPTVRRLAADLGLAVNTVGRAYRELEEAGLIETRGRAGSFVTAAGDQALEQAHRAARDYATIIARSGIDPAEAIRIVQAALGQPATP
- a CDS encoding DUF2809 domain-containing protein, with translation MAGLKWRVRLAGVTAAAGFLAVALGIRVLAGGDGVLDSSGALQQYSGTALYASMVYAGVFVLAPGAGPIVAGAGAVVFCWLVELLQLTGVPAELSERSLLARLVLGVHFDPTDLAWYVVGVLPLVLLHAGVDRWRLRHRGR
- a CDS encoding M14 family zinc carboxypeptidase produces the protein MRFRAPTANAGSWRRTTVLAVATVVGLFAVVTGPVSADPKPSGVDRESIAGPYRVLGPRTLADRDAVAGTGAAIDYIEHGILNITATRAEVSAIQALGFDVEAVRAPTRTDDSSDVTTLDFPPADSAYHNYAELTTVVNQVVASHSNIARKISIGTSYEGRDLMAVKISDNVATDEDEPEILFNSQQHAREHLTVEMAVYLLNLFTDGYGSDSRITNIVNTREIWIVPTVNPDGSEYDIATGSYRSWRKNRQPNSGALAVGTDLNRNWDYLWGCCGGSSGSPSSATYRGPYAFSAPETQALRDFVDSRVVGGEQQIKANIDFHSYSELVLWPFGWTNANTPSGMTADQYNTFATLGGQMAATNGYTPEQASDLYITDGSSIDWMWGEHGIWAYTFEMYPGSSGGGGFYPPDEVIPAQTARNRDAVLMLSEYADCPYRVIGKESQYCGGGGPVDPPGSTVWADDFESATGWTTDPSGTDTASTGQWERGVAQATSSGGALQLTAYQGSNSLVTGRLAGSSAGSYDIDSGATSARSPAVVLPSSGTLTLSLAWYLAHLNNSSSADYLRISVVHSGGTTMLLNQSGAGSNRYGSWSTGSYDLTPYAGQTVRILVEAADASTASLVEAAIDDVRITSS
- a CDS encoding ABC transporter substrate-binding protein; translation: MSRSHPLRAALLRTAAVTTAAVLALTGCGQAGDGSGGPDDAQPGVSPEAAASYPVTVGDLTLEVRPERIVALSPTATEMLFAIGAGDQVTAVDDNSNFPAEAPTTELSGFTPNVEAIAGYEPDLVVLSGDTNEVVAGLTRLSIPVYLAGAAVTLDDTYRQITELGALTGHPDAAADLVDTMRSDIDKLVTDVAQPAEPLSYYYELDPTLYTVTSETFVGSLFTMVGLTNVADPADPSGEAGGYPQLSAEALIDADPDLIFLADTKCCQQNAQTVAQRAGWSTITAVQAGQVVELDDDIASRWGPRVVDLVRAIVDAVDAAAS
- a CDS encoding iron ABC transporter permease, whose translation is MLRTPARRPGRRPGLTAGWFAGAVAAVVLAALAGLAFGPASLPPLAVAAELLNLLPGVDVDSGLNDRQVAIVTQLRLPRVVLALLVGGMLALAGGCYQGVFRNPLADPHLLGVAAGAGLAVTAVIALRSGTGVLTGLPVTVPLAAFVGAVGAVALTYLLGTGAAGPDRSTATLILAGVAVSAFLAAGQTYLLQRHVDTIREVYSWLLGRLATDGWHEVRLVLPYAVIAAVVVLAHRRELDVLSVGDEEAASLGLHPQRSRYLLLAAASLGTAAAVSVSGLIGFVGLIVPHLVRLVAGSSYRVILPLSMLLGGAFLTVTDVVARTVAAPAEIPIGVVTAFFGAPFFVLVLRTTRRTVTL
- a CDS encoding VOC family protein; this translates as MSVAAAGVPAWVDLGTSDLPGAIRFYGELFGWSAQPPDDPDAEGYTLFSKDDKLVAGAGSVSTGGQPPTWTTYIGTLDAQASAKLVESAGGTVLMPPFDVLDRGRAAVFTDPAGASFAVWQPLSMAGAELANVPGSLCWNELTTRDPEGAKEFYGTVFDWETRDTPFPPIMYTEWLVEQQPVAGMMPMVGDDWPADLPAHWMVYFAVNDCDATAEHAAALGGTVSVPPTDLPHGRFAVLNDPQGAFFSVIRIAGD
- a CDS encoding alpha/beta hydrolase fold domain-containing protein, with amino-acid sequence MIEVLPGDIDRAINDDHVLLDQLFRRLETGQGDRRILADQVVYRISMHLAAEEQVLDPVFDEPTVTEQLTAGSVAELIRRGRDTRQRIKEAAAEIDRSRPGNLDFEEALNHLIADVRRQAAEQEGTLLPALRAAVGPQRMAELGAQFTAAKYRAPTHPHPQTPNTSRSSRLLGGPAALVDRLRDRTSGRRGWFATDASGLLEPQSQALLDAFAALGPRPTEILDPVEARRQPTLSDAVARIRTDRGDLEEREPVDSVFDFAIDGPGGELTLRVYRPTSASPTGGLPVLIYLYAGGWVVGSLDTYDATPRALCNKERCLVVAVDYRHAPEHPFPAAHDDVLAATRWLLDNAGEIGGDPERIAIAGEAAGGNMAAATCLQLRDAGQRLPMLQVLIYPVTSVTIDDGSGVDAADAAPLNRPMLSWFARHAFPRPEMLDDPRVALLDLPVERLAGLPPAVVLTVERDPLRDQGQAFAQRLRAAGVPVEHIHYDGVPHEFFGMGAVLDVAEAAQDRVAAELHTVFNPSGQSSSGWPTGL